TTAGTGAAAATTAGAATTAATAAATATGTGAGGTTAAAATGGTAAAAATCCATTATCCATTTACTGCAATTGTCGGGCAGGAAGAGCTGCTTCTCGGAATTATCCTGAATATCATCAATCCCAAGATGGGTGGATTGTTGATCAAAGGTGTCAAAGGTTCGGGGAAAAGCACGGTAGTTTATTCGATGACAGATATCGTCCCGGAGATTGATGTTTTGAAGGATTGTAAATTCAATTGTGATCCGGAAAAAACGGAATATTGGTGTGAAGATTGCCGGGGAAAATATTCTGAAGAAAAAAAGGAAATTATATCCAAAGAAGTCGTGAATGTTCCGGTTCCGTTGAGTATTACGGAAGACAGACTTCTGGGAAATGTCGATGTCGAACTGCTTTTAAAGGAAGGAAAACATCGTTTTATTCCCGGAATTCTGGCAAAAGCTCATCGTCAAATCCTTTATATAGATGAAGTGAATCTGCTTCCGGATCATATTGTCGATGATATTCTCGACGTTTCAGCAATGGGTTGGAATCGTATTGAACGAGAAGGATTTTCCATTTCTCACCCTTCGGAATTTCTTTTGATCGGAACGATGAATCCGGAAGAAGGAGAACTCCGACCACAAATATTGGATAGATTCCCACTCTCGGTTATGCTCGATTCAGTAACAGATGAAATTCTTAGAAAAGAAATAATCAACCGTAATCTTGCTTATGAAAAGGATCCGGCAAAATTCAGGGAGCAATTCCAACAAGAAACGGAAAACTTGAAGAATTTCATCAAGATTGGAAGAACAATTTTGGAAGAAGTGGAAGTGAATGCTGAATTTTATGATATTGTTGTGAAATTATGTGCAGAAAATAAAGTCGATGGACATCGTGCAGATATCGGGATCATCAAAACAGCCAGAACTCACGCTGCCTTCGAATTGAAAAAACAAGTTGAACTGCGTCACATCAAACAAGCAGCGAAATTCGTTCTCGGACATCGCACACGAGAAGGAGGACTTTCCAAACCATTAACAAAAGCAGAGATAGATGAATTTTTCGATAATCTTAAAGAGAAGGAATTTCCTAAAAAGACAGAGAAAATATACGAAGAAATAAATAAATGTATTAATCTATTTTCCGAAGGAGGTTTGATCCAACAGGAAAAAAAATGATTAGGGCTTTGGAAGATGTTGTAAACTGGCTCGAATCCCAAAGTCCTGAAAAGTTAGAGTCCGATATTCCCAAACTTCCGGTCAGGTTTGCTGAAGATGAGGAATTGACCGAAGAACAGGTTAAACTATTAGAAGAAATGCTTAAAATGTTCGATCAGCATCACGATTCAAAAGAGAATCTACAATACCTGAAAGGAATTTTAAATCTCTTATCCAATCCTGATTCAGAAATTACGATTCCATTATCAGAAAGAGGTATTGGAAAATCATTTTTTATGTTTGATGAAAAAATGTCTATCAAACAAATAATGAAACTTGTAATGGGTGTTATCAAAAATAGAGATATAAAAACAGCGACAAAGAATTTACCGAAATACAGAACAATTATCAAAAAAAATATTTTAAAAAAGGAAGCTGAAACAAAATTTTCTATTGATGCAAAAGATCTACAGAAAATGCGGATGAATTTTGCCAAAAGAGAGAAAACAAAACATTCGGTTCATGGAAAGAACAATCTTTCTCTCGATAATGGAAGAATTATCAGGTTTTCCAAAGAGCGATCTGGAAATATCGCACTCACACCAACGATCTTCAATGCCATCCAAAACGGGAATTACTCCTTAAAAGATAGGAAATTCAATATTCAGACGAAAAATTTCCTTTTTACGAAATATGAAGAAAATGTGATCTATAATATTATGCTCGTGCTCGATACGAGCAAATCGATTTCCTGGGTTATCCCACACATTGAAAAATTCATTTCTTACATTACTTCCAATGTTTCCAATTCCAGAGATAAATTGGGTTTGATCACTTTCAATAACGATCTGGCTCAAATCTATCATTATCCAACTTTGAATGTGAAGCAGGTTATCGGAACAATCAATGAGACGGAAGCAAAAGGTCAGACACCGTTGGGAGAAGGATTGAATCTCGCTTTACAGGTTTTTTCCAAAGATCAATATAAACTTCCTGGAATGAAAAATCTGCTGATCTTGATCTCGGATTGTTTTCCAGAACCTTTGGAAGGAGGTCATAAAGATTTGTTGGAAGAACCTTCTTATAAATTGGTTTTATCCGCATCGAAAAAAATTCGTGATGAAAAACTCGGCTTCATCATTATCAATCCTGCAGCAAA
This window of the Candidatus Cloacimonadota bacterium genome carries:
- a CDS encoding VWA domain-containing protein, which encodes MIRALEDVVNWLESQSPEKLESDIPKLPVRFAEDEELTEEQVKLLEEMLKMFDQHHDSKENLQYLKGILNLLSNPDSEITIPLSERGIGKSFFMFDEKMSIKQIMKLVMGVIKNRDIKTATKNLPKYRTIIKKNILKKEAETKFSIDAKDLQKMRMNFAKREKTKHSVHGKNNLSLDNGRIIRFSKERSGNIALTPTIFNAIQNGNYSLKDRKFNIQTKNFLFTKYEENVIYNIMLVLDTSKSISWVIPHIEKFISYITSNVSNSRDKLGLITFNNDLAQIYHYPTLNVKQVIGTINETEAKGQTPLGEGLNLALQVFSKDQYKLPGMKNLLILISDCFPEPLEGGHKDLLEEPSYKLVLSASKKIRDEKLGFIIINPAAKDEENVSWGKKLIEKIIDITKAKYIEVHPKTKFNLLREEKAFIDEEKLTEFFDAMNDVKVNL
- a CDS encoding magnesium chelatase ATPase subunit I, with amino-acid sequence MVKIHYPFTAIVGQEELLLGIILNIINPKMGGLLIKGVKGSGKSTVVYSMTDIVPEIDVLKDCKFNCDPEKTEYWCEDCRGKYSEEKKEIISKEVVNVPVPLSITEDRLLGNVDVELLLKEGKHRFIPGILAKAHRQILYIDEVNLLPDHIVDDILDVSAMGWNRIEREGFSISHPSEFLLIGTMNPEEGELRPQILDRFPLSVMLDSVTDEILRKEIINRNLAYEKDPAKFREQFQQETENLKNFIKIGRTILEEVEVNAEFYDIVVKLCAENKVDGHRADIGIIKTARTHAAFELKKQVELRHIKQAAKFVLGHRTREGGLSKPLTKAEIDEFFDNLKEKEFPKKTEKIYEEINKCINLFSEGGLIQQEKK